In a genomic window of Spirosoma agri:
- a CDS encoding sensor histidine kinase, whose product MTHRLTNRQKWQLALSVFVIYWPIRLYINVSVFSWALIMRNIPFWMLETLLSILFFYAWLNVTEWIQQRLFSRFGEGFVVEFGIPAQLATLGIASALAVVFNIAFYTLWHSVDDTLQRGFGIVREQETRAQRPNPQQPMSEDRRKNRDQRRRTNNGLTVMAMLSAFYLASNRRAQRQLEAVQVRAERLEKENVQAQFAALKSQVNPHFLFNSLSILSSLVHADAELSEKFIDQLSRAYRYILEQKDNERVLLKTELEFIQAYRFLLNIRFENKFDVVINVPEADQTRYSIAPLTLQLLVENAVKHNRMSTKEPLHVYIQLEGDCLLVQNNLQPRPQSENSTGVGLQNIITRYALLTDQPVWVGENEGAFIVKIPLLNERTAT is encoded by the coding sequence CTGACCCACCGCCTGACGAACCGACAGAAATGGCAACTCGCGCTGAGCGTGTTTGTTATTTACTGGCCTATTCGGCTATACATCAATGTATCGGTTTTCAGCTGGGCGCTCATCATGCGCAACATTCCGTTCTGGATGTTGGAAACGCTGCTCAGCATTTTATTTTTTTACGCCTGGCTCAACGTAACCGAGTGGATACAGCAACGGCTTTTCAGTCGGTTCGGCGAAGGGTTCGTCGTTGAGTTCGGCATTCCGGCCCAACTGGCAACGCTGGGCATTGCCAGCGCACTGGCGGTTGTTTTCAATATAGCGTTTTACACGCTCTGGCACAGTGTCGATGATACGCTGCAACGCGGTTTTGGTATCGTGCGTGAGCAGGAAACACGGGCACAACGACCCAATCCGCAGCAGCCTATGTCGGAGGATCGTCGCAAAAACCGCGACCAGCGCCGACGGACAAACAACGGCTTGACGGTCATGGCGATGTTATCGGCTTTTTATCTGGCCTCCAACCGCCGGGCTCAACGCCAGCTGGAAGCCGTGCAGGTACGGGCCGAACGACTGGAAAAAGAAAATGTTCAGGCACAGTTTGCGGCCCTGAAAAGCCAGGTCAATCCGCATTTTCTGTTCAACAGTCTTAGCATTTTATCGTCACTGGTACATGCGGATGCCGAACTATCGGAGAAATTCATCGATCAGTTATCAAGGGCATACCGCTATATTCTGGAGCAGAAAGACAATGAGCGGGTACTGCTGAAAACCGAACTGGAGTTCATTCAGGCCTACCGTTTTTTGCTGAATATTCGCTTCGAAAACAAGTTCGATGTGGTCATTAACGTGCCCGAAGCGGACCAGACCCGGTATAGCATTGCTCCGCTGACTTTGCAGTTGCTGGTCGAAAATGCGGTGAAGCACAACCGGATGTCGACCAAAGAGCCGCTGCACGTCTACATTCAACTCGAGGGCGATTGTTTGCTGGTACAGAACAACTTACAACCGCGCCCACAGTCCGAAAATTCAACGGGCGTTGGGCTACAGAACATCATTACGCGTTATGCGCTGCTGACCGATCAGCCCGTATGGGTTGGCGAGAACGAAGGAGCCTTCATTGTGAAGATTCCTCTATTGAACGAGCGAACGGCAACGTAG
- a CDS encoding nitrilase-related carbon-nitrogen hydrolase, producing MSYKALALQLTCQTVNAYQTRDEVEAVMLNTIDRLEKQLAASINIIGRDTLLVVVPEYFLTGFPTTETTHEWREKAALEIDGRIYEALSAMVQRQQVYFSGNAYEQDPFFPELFFQTSFIIGPNGDVLLRYRRLNSMVSPTPHDVWELYLDAYGYESLFPVVKTNIGNLACLASEDILYPEVARCLAVRGAEVLLHSTSEIGSPLPTQRNVAKLARAIENMAYVVSANSAGMTDSALPVGSLDAGSKVIDPKGLVLAEAGYGESMVANADIDLAALREFRQRPSASNLLARQRLELYSESYAKHSLYPPNTLLSQPAERQQFIRTQQEVIKKLYS from the coding sequence ATGTCCTACAAAGCGCTTGCCCTTCAGCTAACCTGCCAGACAGTTAATGCCTATCAGACCCGCGACGAAGTCGAAGCGGTGATGCTTAACACCATCGATCGCCTTGAAAAACAGCTAGCCGCTTCCATCAACATTATTGGCCGCGACACGCTTCTTGTCGTCGTGCCGGAGTACTTCCTAACGGGTTTTCCAACCACCGAAACAACCCACGAGTGGCGCGAAAAAGCTGCGCTGGAGATTGACGGTCGCATCTATGAGGCACTCAGTGCCATGGTACAACGCCAGCAGGTTTACTTTTCGGGCAATGCCTACGAACAGGACCCTTTCTTTCCGGAACTCTTTTTTCAAACTAGTTTCATCATTGGCCCGAACGGTGACGTGCTCTTACGCTATCGCCGGCTAAACTCGATGGTATCGCCCACGCCCCACGACGTTTGGGAGCTTTATCTGGATGCGTATGGCTACGAATCGCTGTTTCCTGTCGTTAAAACGAACATTGGTAATCTGGCCTGCCTTGCCTCCGAAGACATTTTATATCCCGAAGTAGCCCGGTGTTTAGCCGTTCGGGGTGCCGAAGTGCTCCTGCATTCTACGTCGGAAATTGGGAGTCCCTTGCCTACTCAGCGGAATGTGGCGAAACTGGCTCGGGCCATCGAAAATATGGCGTATGTCGTATCGGCTAATTCGGCGGGAATGACCGATAGCGCACTTCCGGTGGGATCGCTCGATGCCGGGTCCAAGGTCATTGATCCGAAAGGGCTTGTTTTAGCCGAAGCGGGTTATGGCGAGAGCATGGTCGCCAACGCCGATATTGATCTGGCAGCCTTACGGGAGTTTCGCCAGCGACCCTCAGCCAGCAATCTACTGGCCCGTCAGCGGCTCGAACTTTACTCGGAAAGCTACGCCAAACACAGCCTCTACCCACCCAACACGCTCCTGAGCCAACCCGCCGAACGGCAACAGTTCATCCGGACACAACAGGAAGTTATCAAAAAACTGTACAGCTGA
- the bshB1 gene encoding bacillithiol biosynthesis deacetylase BshB1, protein MKVDVLAIAAHPDDIEMTCAGTILSLVEQGKTVAGVDLTRGELGTRGTPEIRLAESAEGSRIMNLVARENMGFRDGFFRNDEEHQLALIATIRHYQPQIVLTNTVEDRHPDHGRAAQLVIDACFYSGLRQIKTVGKDGQPQEAHRPLFIYHFIQDRSLKPDFVVDVTPYWARKLMAIQAYKSQFFDPTSSEPQSYISGEAFMKFLESRTREHGHMIGAEFGEGFITKRMLGVKDIFQLS, encoded by the coding sequence ATGAAAGTAGATGTATTGGCTATTGCCGCTCATCCCGACGATATTGAAATGACCTGCGCGGGTACGATCCTGTCGCTGGTCGAACAAGGTAAAACTGTTGCTGGCGTCGATCTGACCCGGGGTGAACTGGGGACTCGGGGAACGCCCGAAATTCGACTGGCTGAATCGGCAGAAGGGTCCCGGATTATGAATTTAGTGGCGCGGGAGAATATGGGATTTCGTGACGGCTTTTTCCGGAATGACGAAGAACACCAGCTCGCACTGATCGCCACGATTCGTCACTATCAACCCCAGATCGTGCTGACGAATACCGTTGAAGACCGTCATCCCGATCATGGTCGGGCGGCTCAGTTAGTGATCGATGCCTGTTTTTATTCAGGGCTGCGGCAAATTAAAACCGTTGGCAAAGATGGTCAGCCGCAGGAGGCTCACCGACCTCTTTTCATTTATCACTTTATTCAGGATCGTTCGCTCAAGCCGGATTTCGTTGTCGATGTGACACCCTATTGGGCGCGTAAACTGATGGCCATTCAGGCTTATAAAAGCCAGTTTTTCGATCCAACCAGCAGCGAGCCCCAGAGCTACATTTCGGGCGAAGCGTTTATGAAGTTCCTCGAATCCCGGACGCGTGAACATGGCCACATGATCGGCGCTGAATTTGGCGAAGGATTCATAACCAAGCGTATGCTGGGGGTGAAGGATATATTCCAGCTATCGTAA
- a CDS encoding AI-2E family transporter, protein MLSEAPRPHYHQFSHSLLSLAILTAAIYLGQDILVPLAMAGLLAVLLRPVEARLTKWGMHKVIAISLALLLAVVLLSGLTIMLSMQIADFTDDIPKLRDNINEVYHDVQRWIRQEYNVSYRQQNTYIQKAQAQTLNSLQSPDTLGIIAGPLGTLTLVPIYVFLLLYYRTMLLHFVVVSFSVKYTAQVREVLSEIKGVIQSYMVGLLIETLVVAVLNSVGLLLLGVQYAVLLGIMAAILNLIPYIGGLVATVLTVLITFGNQPDLGVILGVVGVFLLVQFIDNNVLVPLIVASKVRVNALVSIIGVLIGGALAGVSGMFLSIPAIAILKVIFDRVDSLRAWGVLLGDQTPEEAGSNLFRLPKRQRRVAIVENGDAQP, encoded by the coding sequence ATGCTTTCTGAAGCCCCACGTCCTCATTACCACCAATTCTCGCATTCGCTGCTGTCGCTGGCTATCCTGACGGCTGCCATTTACCTGGGTCAGGATATTCTGGTACCGCTGGCAATGGCCGGGCTACTGGCCGTATTATTACGTCCCGTCGAAGCTCGGCTTACCAAATGGGGTATGCACAAGGTCATCGCTATCAGTCTGGCGTTATTACTGGCCGTTGTTTTATTATCCGGCTTAACGATCATGTTGTCGATGCAAATCGCGGACTTTACCGATGACATCCCAAAACTGCGGGACAATATCAATGAGGTGTACCACGATGTGCAGCGCTGGATTCGGCAGGAGTACAACGTCAGCTACCGCCAACAGAATACGTATATTCAGAAAGCTCAGGCACAAACACTGAACAGTCTACAAAGCCCCGATACGCTGGGCATCATTGCCGGGCCGCTCGGTACGCTGACACTCGTTCCTATTTACGTTTTTCTGCTGCTCTATTACCGGACGATGCTGCTGCATTTTGTCGTTGTATCGTTCTCCGTAAAATACACGGCTCAGGTTCGTGAAGTGCTGAGTGAGATCAAAGGTGTTATTCAGAGTTACATGGTTGGCCTGCTGATCGAAACGCTGGTAGTCGCCGTGCTCAATTCCGTAGGACTACTGCTGCTTGGCGTTCAATACGCTGTCCTGCTGGGGATCATGGCCGCCATTCTGAATCTTATTCCGTACATCGGTGGCTTAGTGGCAACGGTACTGACGGTATTGATCACATTCGGAAACCAACCCGATCTGGGTGTTATACTGGGTGTGGTCGGTGTTTTTCTGCTCGTTCAATTTATTGACAACAACGTACTGGTGCCGCTTATCGTGGCTTCTAAAGTGCGGGTCAATGCGCTGGTGTCAATTATTGGCGTACTGATCGGTGGTGCTTTGGCGGGTGTATCGGGAATGTTTCTGTCGATTCCGGCTATCGCTATTCTTAAGGTCATCTTCGACCGGGTAGATAGTCTGCGGGCGTGGGGCGTTCTGTTAGGGGATCAGACTCCGGAAGAAGCGGGTAGTAATCTGTTTCGATTACCCAAACGACAGCGGAGAGTTGCCATTGTCGAAAACGGTGATGCACAACCGTAG
- a CDS encoding SdiA-regulated domain-containing protein codes for MNRLILGMLVLLIGCGPSSKKNETTKAGRIDAPFKLPYQLTAPDETYTLPKKLEEISGLTYYKDDQLLCVQDEEAVVFVYDYKKKALVNEFGFGGYGDFEGIEYVNDDVYVLESNGNLFRFKPESTQIGRTKTDLPKKTEVEGLGYDPKTKRLLIAVKNGNGSSDKAVYSYDLLNKAVFKDMNLNDEQLNDAGIDPKTYKPSGIAVHPITGEWYILTSAGKRLIITSRQAKIRYSEPLDPKQFRQPEGICFAPNGDLFIASEGSGKKGYIMKFNYKK; via the coding sequence ATGAATCGTCTTATTCTGGGAATGCTGGTGCTACTGATCGGCTGCGGCCCTTCGTCGAAAAAAAATGAAACAACCAAAGCTGGCCGAATCGACGCACCGTTCAAACTGCCTTATCAGCTCACGGCACCCGACGAAACCTATACCTTGCCCAAAAAACTGGAAGAAATTTCGGGTCTGACGTACTACAAAGATGATCAGTTATTGTGCGTGCAGGACGAGGAAGCGGTTGTTTTTGTGTACGATTACAAAAAAAAGGCATTGGTGAATGAATTTGGCTTCGGTGGCTACGGCGACTTCGAAGGCATCGAATATGTGAACGACGATGTCTATGTGCTGGAAAGTAATGGGAATCTGTTTCGCTTCAAACCCGAATCGACGCAGATCGGTCGAACGAAAACCGACTTGCCCAAAAAGACGGAAGTGGAAGGCCTGGGTTACGATCCGAAAACAAAACGGTTGCTGATTGCGGTCAAAAACGGAAATGGATCGAGCGACAAAGCTGTTTATTCGTACGACCTGCTGAACAAAGCCGTTTTCAAAGACATGAACCTGAACGACGAACAATTAAACGACGCGGGTATCGACCCCAAAACCTACAAGCCATCGGGTATTGCCGTACACCCGATTACGGGCGAGTGGTACATTCTGACGTCGGCGGGAAAACGACTGATTATTACCAGTCGGCAGGCTAAAATCCGTTATTCGGAACCGCTCGATCCCAAGCAGTTTCGTCAGCCCGAAGGTATCTGCTTCGCACCCAACGGCGATCTGTTCATTGCCAGTGAAGGCAGTGGCAAAAAGGGCTACATCATGAAGTTCAACTACAAAAAATAA
- a CDS encoding S66 peptidase family protein, with product MPTRRSLLKTAALAPFLPVLPATSPTIKPPRLKSGDTVGLICPAAPAYSRETVQITIESLQALGLQTKLAPHVYDRYGYLAGRDADRAADVNALFADPSVQMIMAVHGGWGCARILPLIDYELIRRNPKILIGYSDITALLLAIHAKTGLTTMHGPVGAVTWNAFTVDWLRQVLMDGQAVTFQNPTKKDDNLTQTKDRIMTLRPGIARGQLVGGNLTVLSHLVGSAYLPDWKGKILFVEDTHEDIYSVDRMLTHLKLAGILNQIAGFIFGKCTACEPGSGGYGSLTFDDILSDHIVPLNVPAFAGSMIGHITDKFTVPLGVNAEIDASKGTIRLLERAVL from the coding sequence ATGCCTACCCGCCGTTCGCTGCTCAAAACCGCTGCGCTTGCTCCCTTCCTGCCTGTACTGCCAGCGACATCCCCAACGATCAAACCCCCGCGTCTCAAATCCGGCGATACCGTTGGGCTGATTTGCCCGGCAGCCCCCGCCTACAGCCGCGAAACGGTGCAGATCACCATTGAATCGTTGCAGGCGCTGGGATTGCAGACCAAACTGGCTCCTCATGTGTATGATCGCTACGGGTATCTGGCCGGACGGGATGCTGATCGGGCCGCCGACGTGAATGCGCTGTTTGCCGATCCATCCGTACAGATGATCATGGCCGTACACGGTGGATGGGGGTGCGCCCGAATCCTGCCGCTAATCGATTATGAACTGATCCGGCGGAATCCGAAAATCCTGATTGGCTACAGTGACATCACGGCTTTATTGCTGGCTATTCACGCTAAAACGGGCCTAACAACCATGCATGGACCGGTGGGGGCCGTGACGTGGAATGCGTTTACCGTAGACTGGCTGCGGCAGGTGCTCATGGATGGACAGGCGGTTACCTTTCAGAATCCGACGAAAAAAGACGATAATCTGACCCAGACGAAAGATCGAATTATGACCCTTCGGCCTGGCATCGCGCGGGGTCAGCTGGTTGGCGGCAATCTGACGGTATTGTCTCACCTAGTCGGGTCGGCCTATCTCCCCGACTGGAAAGGGAAGATTCTGTTTGTGGAAGATACCCACGAAGATATTTACAGCGTCGACCGGATGCTGACTCATCTGAAACTGGCGGGTATTTTGAACCAGATTGCCGGATTCATTTTCGGGAAATGTACAGCCTGCGAACCGGGTAGTGGCGGGTATGGCTCCCTCACGTTTGACGACATACTATCGGATCATATCGTACCGCTGAACGTACCTGCCTTTGCGGGATCGATGATCGGCCACATCACCGACAAGTTTACGGTGCCGCTCGGCGTCAATGCCGAAATCGATGCCAGTAAAGGTACAATCCGATTGCTGGAGCGGGCGGTGTTGTAA